TTTATACTGTAAGATATTTTAGTGATGAAATCCGAATATAAGAAGAGATTTGGGAAAGCCTGCTCCTGCACGGCAAATCATCATCATACAGAGGATGTTTCCTTTGCCGCTGATGCCGTTGTTGTTTTAAAAGGCGCTGTTTTATGCGCCTGCCTTATTTGTTCGGGACGGGCAGCAACGGCAAGGGCACAAACAACTTTATCGCCATCCCCTGCTTATGAAAGAAAATTAGGCACAGAGTCTCAGGATATTGAGATTAAAGCCTTACTCAAACAGGAGATGACAACAGAGATGGGAATGTTGCATCCGTCTCACTCAAAGAAACATTATTGTTCAGCCCATCGGAATCATCAGTTTGAGAGAAAGTTGCATGCGCATTTCGTTCTCGAAGACGCGCCCCCCTCTTTGGAAAGAGAGGAAAAAGAAGAAGAGAGTGATAAAGGGTCAGATTTTCTGACACAGAATTCCCTCCCTCTTTTTGGCAATCATGCGATGACTTCAGAGGAGTTCTGGCAGAACTCTATGATGCAGGGATCTTTTCCTGCTGTGAATAATGTCGGGGCCGTGGTGGCCAGTGAATCTATGGGAGATTCCCAAAATTTAGATTCAGGCGATATTTTACATCGGGATGAAATGCTGGGCAGTCTGTTCGGTATTCGGAATTTACTGGGGCATTTTGGGGTAACTTTTAGCGTTTTGGATATTGAAGAAGTTTGGGGAAACCCAACAGGGGGCACCCCTTCGCAGGCAGATGGTTCCCCTGTCTGGGGTGGAAATGGTCACGGTTCAAGTCAATCTGCGGCTTATATTGGGGTAACGATGTTAAATTTACAGGCAGATTTAACGAAGATTCTTGGCCCGAAATTAGGACTTTTTAATATTAGCGGTATGCAAATTAGAGGGCAGGAGCTTTCTCAAGATCATCTTGCCGTTTTTAATCCTGTTTCGGGGCAGGAGGCGGATCGTTCTTTCCGTCTTTTTGAAATGTGGTATCAGCAGCCTTTATTTCATAATCGGATGGATATTCGTGTCGGGCAAATGGATTTAGATACGGAATTTTGGCTAAGCGGTTATGGGGGATTATATCTTAACGGGAATTTTGGCTGGCCGCTCCTGCCATCTGCGGATCTTTATTCTGGTGGAGCTTCTTGGCCGCTGGCTTCTCCGGGGGTTCGTTTTCGCTATCGTCCCTCTTCCAAAGTGAATTTTATGTTTGCGGCTTCGGATGACAATCCGCCGGGGAATCAGGATAATTCTTTTGCGATTCAAGATGGGGGTGATTCTGCAGATCCGACAAATCAAGATGCTGGACGCTCTGCCTCTGGTACAAAATTTAATTTAGGGACGGGGGCGCTCCTGATTTCAGAGCTTCAAGTCGGGATGAGTTTTGGTAAGCATCATGACTTGCCCGGTGTTTGGAAACTTGGCGGCTATTACGATACCGGCGCTTATCCGAGTTATTATCAAAATCAGCAAGGAGAGCCTTTAGGCAATCCCAATGATTTGGGTAATCCCAATATACCGGCATGGAAAAAAGGGAATTGGGCTGTTTACGGGATTACGGATCAGATGCTTTGGCATTCTAGTACAAATGCCAACCAGTCTGTCGGTGTTTTTTTCGAAGGGATGGGGACGCAGGGGGATCGTAATCTGATTAGTTTTGCGGCCAATGCCGGGATCAATTTTAAGGCACCTTTTCACAACCGCCCTAATGATACATTGGGTTTGGCGTGGGATATTGGGGTGGTCAGCTCCGGCGAGCGGCATTTTGACTGGGAATCCGGTGCTATTATGCAAACAACAGAAAATGATATGGAGCTGACATATCAGGCTATGATAACACCGTGGCTTAACCTTCAGCCGGATTTTCAATATGTTTTCCGTCCGGGTGGGGGAGCACAGGATTATGCTTATAATACGCTTCAAAGGGTTGGTGATGAGGCTATTTTAGGCTTGCATGCGGATATAAAATTTTAGGGCTTGAGGCTTAAAAGAGAATTTTTCTAATGGGCTAGCCTATAGTATGATTTTATTTTAAAAACATCATATATAAATGCGCCTTATGTCTCCTTTTTCTTATAAGATATTTTTCCATGAAGTCCGCTTATCAAAAGAAGTTTGGAAAATCCTGCTCTTGCCATGTGCGCCATGCGCATAAAGGCGGTCTTTCTTTTGCGCCAGATGCCGTGATTATTCTCAGGGGGGTCGTGCTTGGCTTCAGCCTTGTTTATATGGCCGGGGAAGCAAGGGCAGATTCCGCTGGGGAGGAGAAGCGCCCAAAAACAGTAGAGACGGAGCGTGTCCGTGTGAAAGGAACGCCGACTCCTGTTGCCAATCAAATCAGCGGTGTTAAGGCGGATTATTTGAATAAAGAGGCTAATTTAGGCCCTTTGGGAAAAGTAAAATTGGAAAAAGCGCCTTTTTCTGTCATGCAGACAGGGCATGATGTCATTGAAAATGAACAGCTGCGGACAATGGATGAGGCTTTTGAGTATATGCCCTCTGTTCAGTTGCAAAAATATGCAACCCCAAGTCCACAGATGGTGAATAGGGGCTATCAGGCGGATATTGTTGCCAATTCCAGAATTGATGGATTTAATGTGCGTTTAGGCTCGCCCTATACGACAGAGCAATTTCAATCCATGACCGTATTGAATGGGGCAGCAGGCGCACTTTATGGGCCGGAAAGCCCTTCCGGTGTTGTTGATATGACGCTGAAGCGTCCGACAAATAAGCCTTTTTTTAATTTTAATTTTGGATATGATTCAAATGGCGCCCCGCTTGAATCCTTTGACAGTTCTTTAGGACGTGGCCCTGTAAAAGTGCGGTTTAACTATTTAAACCAAACAGGACAATCTTATGTCAGCACCTCCGATATTTGGCGTAATCTCTATAGTGGTGACATGGATATTCAGCTTACGAAACGTTTAAAGCTCGAATTGGATGCTGGACAATATAATGTCGGCTATTATGGGCTGCCGGGAGCTTTTGCTTATTCAGGGACAACTTCTTTACCGGATGCGCCTGATTCTGCTGTGGCAGGTTATGGTCAAAATCAGGGGGGATATACGGCCTCCAGCACTTTTGGGATGGAAAAATTATTTTTTGATATCAGTACCCATTGGAAATTGAAGCTTGGGGGTGCCTATGACAGTAGTACAAGACATATTCATACGATTACGAATAATCTTTACAATGCCGGCAGTAATGATTGTGTCAGTGCAGGCGTTTCTGGCGCCTCTTGTTATACGCAGACGCTGGCAGCTTCAGGATCAAATAATTATGACGGCGTGTGGAGCAATTACGCTTATTTAAATGGGGATTTCCATACCGGCCCGATAACGCATCATATCAATTTGGGAACAAATGGGTATAATTCCACGCTGACCCAGCCAAATTTTACACAAAAATCAGAGAATTTGGATACAGCAGGCATCTATAATCCGGTGGTTGTGCCTTTGGGCTATGTGCCGAAACAATATGGCGGCAATCATGTGGGGAGTGTCACACAGCAGCAGGCCTTTATTTTTGGGGACAGTATGGATATTGGCAAGCAATTCACCGTGATGGGACAGTTTTCGGAAAGCTGGATTTTCACGAAAAATTTTGCCAAAAAAGCGCCTTATGCGCAAACAGGCAACAGTGAGGCCAATGGGGTATTTTCGCCTTCTGTCGGCTTTACCTATCATCCAAGCAATAATCTGAATTTCTATTTTAACTGGGGAAATTCCATTCAGCCGGGGCCGACTGCTTCGGGAAATGTTGCAAATGTCGGGCAGAGCCTCGCTCCTGTCCGTTCATGGCAATATGAAGGCGGCGTGAAATGGACGGCCTGGAAAAGATTGCAGATCAATTTGGATGGATTTTCCATGTCCCGCCCTTATGCGTTTGCAAACCCGAATGTGACCGAGGATGGTTTGCCGGTTTATGGTTATTACGGCGCACAGAATGATTACGGGATTGAATATCAAATGTCGGGCGCTGTGGGGAAAGATATTTCGATTTATGGCGGTTTTACATGGGATCATGCAAGACTGACCAATACAGGCAACCCTTTAACGTCCAATAAAAAAGTAACAGGCGTACCGGAATGGAGTACGGATTTTCTCTTGGATTTTCATCCGCAGGTACTGCGTGGTGTGGCTTTTAATGCCAATATTCATTATGTCGGCACACGACAGGCCAATGTCTATAATACGACAGCGGCGCCCGAATATGTCACACTCAACTTGGGTGTGCGTTATGCAACACAGCTCGCAGGGCATAAATTTGTCGTGCGAGGCAATGTTGATAATGTAACGGGGCAAAACTATTGGGATTCCGCCTTTGCCGATGCAACGGATGGTGCCGCAAAGGGTGCAAGCTATAGTGCTGTTCTGGGCACACCGAGAACATGGCGCATTACAGCCTCTGTTTATTTTTAGAAATTTTCGCCCTGTGGTGGTGAGACGTTTTAGAGACAAAAACAGAATAGTCATTCTAACAATTATTCGCAAAATTTACAAATATTTTTGACGATTCGCTCTGATTAAAAACATTAAAAATGCTTTTGGGAGCATTTTTTTTATGTCTGTGTTTCTTTGAAAGAATTTTCTGAAAAGCACAGAGAGGGGAAGGTTTTTTTTGCAAAAGGAGGTTGTTTTTAAAATCCGATTTTAAAATGAGATTAAAGATGCGCATTTTAAATCTATTGCTTTTTGTAAAAAATATAGATGAAATAAGTATTCGATTTTTCTTTATTTCGCTTTTTTGGACAATACTTTGGGTTTTCCTGTTCGTTGAAAGATTATTATTTACTGAAAGCAGGAAGAATGTGCCGTCGTCACATTTTTGCCATCTCTGTGATGTCTTTTGCCAGTCTATTCCCTTTTGAGAGGGCTAGAGCCCAACAGGTATGGAGCATTAACTCAAATGAGACCATTGGGCCGGGGGATGCGCATTCAGCCCCTGACGGTGTCCGTATCGCCGATGCCGGCCCGTCCTCGACAGGGAGTCTCACGATCACTGGGAAGGGGGCGTCTCTCACAGCGACGCTATCGCCAATAAACACTCCGAGTCCGGCATATACGATCGGCGTTGGGGTGGACGGCACAGGCGTGCTGAATATCGAAAATGGCGGAAGCGCCATCGCAACAGGAGTGCTCAATGGTGGTCAGGCTGGTCAGATTTGGGCTGGTGCCCGTGAGGGGTCGAACGGCACCATCAATGTGACCGGGCCAGGCAGTTCGATGTCCGCAAATTCGCGAATTGATGTTGGCGTTTTGGGAAACGGGACGTTGAATATCACAAATGGCGGTGAGGTAACCGGTGCAAACGATAATTTGTACCTTGGTCTTGGGTTTAACTATTGGGGTGGTGCAAATGCAAATGCGGCTGATCCGGGTAATGGGCAGGGCATTGTTAATGTGGATGGAAAAGATTCCCTTCTGGACATCTCCGGCCAAGGTAAAATTGGCTATTATGACAAGGGTACGCTGAATATTACAAACGGCGGCTCTGCGATTCTTAATGGCATGACTGTTGCGGAAAATAAGAGCGCTCAGGGGAGCGCTGTCAAAATTGATGATGCCGCTTTGAAGGTTACTGCTGGGGCTACGATTGGCAATGGTGGAATGGGCAGCCTGACAGCACACAATAAGGCAACAGCGATTTTTGACAGCGGGTTGATAATTGCCGACACGAAGGCGGCGAGCGGCAGTTCTGCCGATATTAACAATTCAAAGCTGAATGTTACCGGTGATACCGTTATCGGAAATCAAGGGCAGGGACTTTTAACAATTGAAAATGGTTCATCAACGACGCTGAATGGCGGACTCTCCGTTGCGAATGCTGCCGGCTCTGACGGAAGTAAAGTTGATGTTAACAAGGCGACTTTAACCGTTTCCGGTGATGCAGAAAACAAGATTGGCAATTCTGCAAAGGGTCTGCTAAGCGCCGAAAATGGCGCAATTGTGAATTTTACAAATACAAAATCTTTGGTCATTGCCGCAAATGCAGGTTCCGAAGGCAGTACGGTTCATCTGGATGATGCCGCTTTGACGGTTTCCGGTTCTGGCAGGACTGTTGTCGGTCAAGGTGCGATGGGCAGCCTGACAGCAGAAAATAAAGCAACAGCGACCTTTGGTAGCGGGTTAACGATTGCCGACACGAAGGCGGCGAGCGGCAGTTCTGCCGATATTAACAATTCAAAGCTGAATGTTACCGGTGATACCGTTATCGGAAATCAAGGGCAGGGACTTTTAACAATTGAAAATGGTTCAGCAACGACGCTGAATGGCGGACTCTCCGTTGCGAATGCTGCGGGCTCTGATGGAAGTAAAGTTGATGTTAACAAGGCGACTTTAACCGTTTCCGGCGATGCAGAAAGCAATATCGGCAATTCTGCAAAGGGTCTGCTGAGCGCCGAAAATGGCGCAATTGTGAATTTTACCAATACAAAATCTTTGGTCATTGCCGCAAATACAGGTTCCGCCGGCAGTGCGATGGATCTGGATGATTCAACCTTAAACATTGAGAATAATAACCAGCTTGGGTCTGTCACGATAGGTTCAAAGGACTCGGATGGCAGTCTGAATCTGTCAAATAAGGCTACGGCAAATATCCTTTCAACAAATGTTTTTGTTGCGCATGGCAGCCTTAATCTCGATAACAGCACCGCCACCATCTCCAAAGGGGGAAATCTGATTTTGGCTGAGGATTCCGGCAGTTCCGCTACTGTCAATCTGACAGATAATGCTATTTTGACAGAGGATGGTGATATTACAGCAGGGGCAGGAAGCTCCAAGATCAATGTTGGAAACGCCGCTGATAAAGGAAACTCAACGCTCAATATCGGCGGGAATGTCATGCTTGCTTCAGGGGGAAAATCTTCGATTGCGTTGGATAATGGCGTGATGAATTTCACGGGCGCCGGCAGTCAAAAGGAGGCGCTGGATGTTTCTCTGGCGGATCAGTCCATTATCGGCGTCACGCAAAAAAGCGCCTCAACCCTGCTTTCCGGTGTGGTTTCCGGGGCAGAAGGATTGCTGAGAAAAACAGGTCTGGGGGAATTGATCCTTGGAAATGACAATAGCTATGCCGATGGCACGGAAATTGATTCAGGAACACTGACAGGCCATGTCAATCAAGACGGCTCAGGCAGTTTCAGCACGGGGAATATTGCAGAACAAAGCGGCTCAACGCTTCAAATTGCCCAAAATAAAGACGGTGACTTTAAAAATACCCTTTCAGGCGCTGGCGACCTGCTTATCAATGCTAAAGGCGGAACAATTTCGCTTTCCGGCGATGAAAGCCAGCATACAGGGAAGACATTGGTGAATGAGGGGGGTGCGACCCTTTCCTCTGCCACTTCTTACGGCGGCGGTTTTGACATTGCGACAGGCGGGATCCTTTCCGGTCTCGGTTCAAATGGCACGGCGACCATTAAGGGCGATCTCAATAATAACGGCCAGCTTATTGTTGGCTCAGGCGATGCAAAACAGACAGGGACGCTCACTGTTGATGGAAATCTTTTCCTCGCCGGCGGTTCAAAAACAACGTGGGCGGAAAGCACGGCAACAGATGTTAACAATGCCGGCCTTGCTTCCGCCACTGCCGGAAATGATTTAATTAACGTCACAGGCAATGTCGCTCTTGGCGATAAAAATGGCGATGCCGTCATTAATGTTAAATCGGCCTTGGCAAATAGTGCGGATTTAGGCCCCGGTGCCTATCGTTTGATTAATTATGGCGGCTCATTGACGAGTGATATGGCAAAACTCGGCACGGTTTCTGTTGGGGCGGATCAGGTTGCCGTCATTGAAACCGGTGTGGATAAAGAAGTCAATCTGCTGATTACGGATGCCACGACAAAAGGATATGGCAATATCTGGAACGGCGGCGCCGCAACATCCGCGGATGGCACCTCTGTCGTTGGCGGCAGCGGCACATGGTCCAATTCCGATCTCTTAGGTTCTCCGAGCGCGCCTTCCTCTGTGAGTTGGGCTGGCGTTGAAAAAGACGGTTCAAAAACATTTCACGATTCTTGGGCAGGCGCCAATCCTGCTGGGAATACAGACGGCTACACAGCAATTTTTCAAGGTCAAGGCGGTACCGTCACGATCAGCGATACGACGTATCAAAATAACGATAACGGTCAGCAAACGGAACAGAAAAGTCAGGTGAAAGCGGCAGGTTTGGATTTTGGTGCTGACGGTTACACGCTGAAAGGCGATGCGCTCTCCGATAATGGTAATGGCATGACTATCAGGGTTGGTGACGGACAGTCTGATGGCGCTAAATATACGGCCAATATTGATAACCAGCTCTTAACCCATGCGATCACAAAAACAGATTCCGGAACTTTGAATCTCAATTCGGATGGAAATGTTGCGACAACCGGCATTGATGTCGAAGGCGGCACAATGAATCTGAATGGCAAGGATAATCAGTTTGGCGGAATTTCTCTTGTCGGGGATGGCGATCTGCTCAATACCAACGGCGCAGGGTCTTTGGGCACTTCCAACCTTCGGATTTATGGTGGCGGTCAGGCAGATATTGCCCTGCAATCCCTTTCGGATCAGGCGACCATTACCGATGAAGGGCGCTTGGATATCGGCGGTACGCAGAATAACGCAAAATCTGTTTGGAATGAGAGCGGCACTTTAGGAAATACGCTTTCCGGAGGCGGGGTGCTGAACAAATTCGGTACGGGAAATATCGCTATGACAGGTAATAATGACGGTTTTACAGGGCAAACACAGGTTAATAATGGGACGCTGGATTTCAACGGCGGCAATATGTCTCATTCCGCCGTATTGGTGGATGCCGGCGGTGTTGCCGATGGGGATGTTGTTCAGAAAAGTGCCACTTTAACGGCTGAGGACGGCGCCTCGGCGAAATCCATTACTTTAGCGGACACGGCAACGCTCAAAGATGGCTCACAGACAAGCAATCATCTTGTGGCCGCAGGCTTAACAGTGGCGGATAATGTTACTGTCGGCTCTGGCGATAGCGCAACGCTGAACAAAGCCAATAATGGATCTTCCCTTGATATCGGCAGTGATTTAGATGTTGCCGTAAATGGCGGAAAGAATGCCACTGTTACTTTAAATGACGGATCAAGCCTCAAAGCCGGGGGAAATATTGCGCTGGGGAATGCTGTTTTGAATGCAGAGAATGCCTCAATTTCGAGTGCTAAAAATCTCGTGATGGGCGGTGACCTCACGCAAAGCGGCAAAAACACCACGGTAACAGCTAATCTTTCCGGAACTTCCCTCGATGTCAGTAATTCAATGGCACTCAATAATGGCTCTTTGACAGCGGATAAAGGCTCAAAGATTACAGCCGGCGGCACTGCTATTG
The sequence above is drawn from the Acetobacteraceae bacterium genome and encodes:
- a CDS encoding carbohydrate porin encodes the protein MKSEYKKRFGKACSCTANHHHTEDVSFAADAVVVLKGAVLCACLICSGRAATARAQTTLSPSPAYERKLGTESQDIEIKALLKQEMTTEMGMLHPSHSKKHYCSAHRNHQFERKLHAHFVLEDAPPSLEREEKEEESDKGSDFLTQNSLPLFGNHAMTSEEFWQNSMMQGSFPAVNNVGAVVASESMGDSQNLDSGDILHRDEMLGSLFGIRNLLGHFGVTFSVLDIEEVWGNPTGGTPSQADGSPVWGGNGHGSSQSAAYIGVTMLNLQADLTKILGPKLGLFNISGMQIRGQELSQDHLAVFNPVSGQEADRSFRLFEMWYQQPLFHNRMDIRVGQMDLDTEFWLSGYGGLYLNGNFGWPLLPSADLYSGGASWPLASPGVRFRYRPSSKVNFMFAASDDNPPGNQDNSFAIQDGGDSADPTNQDAGRSASGTKFNLGTGALLISELQVGMSFGKHHDLPGVWKLGGYYDTGAYPSYYQNQQGEPLGNPNDLGNPNIPAWKKGNWAVYGITDQMLWHSSTNANQSVGVFFEGMGTQGDRNLISFAANAGINFKAPFHNRPNDTLGLAWDIGVVSSGERHFDWESGAIMQTTENDMELTYQAMITPWLNLQPDFQYVFRPGGGAQDYAYNTLQRVGDEAILGLHADIKF
- a CDS encoding TonB-dependent siderophore receptor gives rise to the protein MKSAYQKKFGKSCSCHVRHAHKGGLSFAPDAVIILRGVVLGFSLVYMAGEARADSAGEEKRPKTVETERVRVKGTPTPVANQISGVKADYLNKEANLGPLGKVKLEKAPFSVMQTGHDVIENEQLRTMDEAFEYMPSVQLQKYATPSPQMVNRGYQADIVANSRIDGFNVRLGSPYTTEQFQSMTVLNGAAGALYGPESPSGVVDMTLKRPTNKPFFNFNFGYDSNGAPLESFDSSLGRGPVKVRFNYLNQTGQSYVSTSDIWRNLYSGDMDIQLTKRLKLELDAGQYNVGYYGLPGAFAYSGTTSLPDAPDSAVAGYGQNQGGYTASSTFGMEKLFFDISTHWKLKLGGAYDSSTRHIHTITNNLYNAGSNDCVSAGVSGASCYTQTLAASGSNNYDGVWSNYAYLNGDFHTGPITHHINLGTNGYNSTLTQPNFTQKSENLDTAGIYNPVVVPLGYVPKQYGGNHVGSVTQQQAFIFGDSMDIGKQFTVMGQFSESWIFTKNFAKKAPYAQTGNSEANGVFSPSVGFTYHPSNNLNFYFNWGNSIQPGPTASGNVANVGQSLAPVRSWQYEGGVKWTAWKRLQINLDGFSMSRPYAFANPNVTEDGLPVYGYYGAQNDYGIEYQMSGAVGKDISIYGGFTWDHARLTNTGNPLTSNKKVTGVPEWSTDFLLDFHPQVLRGVAFNANIHYVGTRQANVYNTTAAPEYVTLNLGVRYATQLAGHKFVVRGNVDNVTGQNYWDSAFADATDGAAKGASYSAVLGTPRTWRITASVYF